The following nucleotide sequence is from Pseudomonas putida S13.1.2.
TCCGAACAGAGCCATGCCAAACAGGCCAAGTGTTAATGCCAGTACGATTGTTGCCACCCTCCACTTCCCGCCCACCACAGGCTGCGCCTGGTCGTTGCTGCGGGACACACCACTACGTTGGTTCATGACGCTACAGCTTCCTTCATTACAAGTAATTCAAATCACCGCGTGCTTGGTAGTTGCTGCAAACCCTATCGGGCGACGGGTACAGAACATCGACAGGATCGCGCCAACAACTAACAGCGCGCCGACCACCACGAAGGCCAAGGCGAAGCTGCCAGAGCCAGCCACTACATAACCGGTTACGATGGGTGCCAGCAGGCCGAAGAGGTTACCGACAGCGGTGATAAAGCCTGCGGCGGTACCCACGTCGTCCTCCGAGCGCACCAAGTCGTTGACCAGCGAAAGGTTCAGAGAGATCGCCGAAGCGCAGGTGGCAAGGGACAGGGTGATCACGAATAGAATCGCCCAGGTACTATCGATCGCCGGCACTAGGAAAATCACCGAGGATGCAAGGAGCACGCTGGCGACGACCATCCGGCGCTGACCGGTTTCTGCCGCACCTGGACGCATCGCTTTATCGCTAAGCCGGCCAATGACAATGGCGAGAACCGCAGCGCCTAGATAGGGAATGGCGGTATAGATGCCGCTCGACATAACGGTTAGGCCTTTCTCGGCCTGTAAATAACTCGGCAGCCAAGTCAGGAAAAAATAGGTGGCGTAGACCGCGCACCCGTGGGACAGAGCAATCGCCCACATACTGCTGGAGCGCGCCAAGCCCTTGAGGCCAAGCGATACAGGCACCTTTTGCCCGGCAGTAGGTGCAGCGCTACCTTGCGCAATTTCAGCGCGCTCGGCATCGTCTAGCCAAGGTGCCTTCGAAGGATGGTTGTACCACTTCAACCAAGCGGCTAACCAAATAAACCCAAATGCGCCTGCCACGACGAAAGCAATCCGCCAACCAAATGCGCTGATCAGCCAGCCAAAACCAATGGCGCCGATGGCGGGGCCGACGAGACTTCCGCTGTGGAAAACAGCGGTGGCCATACCCCGCTCTTTGAGCGGCATCCATTCGCGGATAACCCGCGCGCCTGCTGGGTAAGTAGTGGCTTCGCCCATGCCCATGATGAGCCGGCAGCTAAGCAGCGAAATGAACCCAGTGGACAATGCGGTACAGGCAGTGGCCACAGACCACACCCCGATCCCGTAGCCATTGACCTTTTTGGGACCGAAGCGGCCTACCAGGTAGCCCATGGGAATGAGCGCGAGGAAATAGAGCCACACGAACGATGAGAACAAATAGCCCATCGCGACCGGTGAGATACCAAACTCCTCCTTGAGTACCTTGGATGCCACCGAGAGTGATACCCGGTCGACATAGTTGATTAATGTCAGGGTGAAGAGAAACGCGTAGATCCAGACGCGCTTTTTCTTCAGAAGACTGGTGTCTTTTTGCATCGCCATCACCTTGTAGTTATTGGGACGATCCAGGTACGAGAACTAGACTTGCTGGCGGCGAAAGCCACTCACGGCGCCCAGGCAGCGGGCATTGGGTTGTGAGCGGCAACCGCACGTCTGCTTAGGGTTCAGTTAGCCCAGCCAACGCTGGATGTTCGCGACCATGACGTCTTTGGAGATGCCATATCGATCATGAAGTGTCGGTAGCGCGCCTGCGTCCAGGAACTGGTCCGGCAGTGCAACGTGACGTATTTCGGGTAGAACGCGGGCTTGCACCAGCGCCATGGCAATCGCCTCTCCCAAGCCGCCAATCTGGGTGTGGTTTTCGGCGATAACCACCAGCCGGCCTTCACGTCGGCATTGCTCGATGATGGTCTGCACGTCCAGCGGCTTGATCGTTGGTACGTGCAGCACGGCCGTTTCGATCGTGCTTTTGGCCAGTTCATCAGCCACCTCAAGAGCGCGCATGGTCATCAAGCCCGAGGCGATGACCAGAACGTCTTTGCCGTCCCTCAGCAGCTGGGCTTTGCCCAGTTCGAACTTATAATCGTATTCGTCCAGAACCAGCGGCACCCGTCCGCGCGGAAGGCGCATGTACACCGGGCCGTTGTGCTCCGCGATCGCCGCCACACATTGCTCGGTTTCCAGTGCGTCGCACGGATCAATGACCATCATCTGGGGAATCGCGCGCATCATCGCCAGATCTTCGGTGGCCTGGTG
It contains:
- a CDS encoding MFS transporter produces the protein MQKDTSLLKKKRVWIYAFLFTLTLINYVDRVSLSVASKVLKEEFGISPVAMGYLFSSFVWLYFLALIPMGYLVGRFGPKKVNGYGIGVWSVATACTALSTGFISLLSCRLIMGMGEATTYPAGARVIREWMPLKERGMATAVFHSGSLVGPAIGAIGFGWLISAFGWRIAFVVAGAFGFIWLAAWLKWYNHPSKAPWLDDAERAEIAQGSAAPTAGQKVPVSLGLKGLARSSSMWAIALSHGCAVYATYFFLTWLPSYLQAEKGLTVMSSGIYTAIPYLGAAVLAIVIGRLSDKAMRPGAAETGQRRMVVASVLLASSVIFLVPAIDSTWAILFVITLSLATCASAISLNLSLVNDLVRSEDDVGTAAGFITAVGNLFGLLAPIVTGYVVAGSGSFALAFVVVGALLVVGAILSMFCTRRPIGFAATTKHAVI
- a CDS encoding transketolase family protein; translated protein: MIASIASEGQRTTSAPFGHALIKAGQKNPRIVGMTADLAKYTDLHIFAQKYPERFLQMGMAEQLLMAAAGGMAKEGFVPFATTYAVFATRRAYDFIHQVIAEENLNVKICAALPGLTTGYGPSHQATEDLAMMRAIPQMMVIDPCDALETEQCVAAIAEHNGPVYMRLPRGRVPLVLDEYDYKFELGKAQLLRDGKDVLVIASGLMTMRALEVADELAKSTIETAVLHVPTIKPLDVQTIIEQCRREGRLVVIAENHTQIGGLGEAIAMALVQARVLPEIRHVALPDQFLDAGALPTLHDRYGISKDVMVANIQRWLG